In a genomic window of Sporosarcina trichiuri:
- a CDS encoding ornithine--oxo-acid transaminase: MSVSQQVIEQTNKYGAPNYHPLPIVISEAEGVWVKDPEGNKYMDMLSAYSAVNQGHRHPKIIQALKDQADKVTLTSRAFHSDQLGPWYEKVTELSGKEMALPMNTGAEAVETAIKAARRWAYDVKGVEADKAEIIGCEGNFHGRTMGAVSLSSDPEYKRGFGPMLPGIKLVPYGDIDALEQAITKNTAAFIIEPIQGEAGILIPPAGYLKKARELCKENNVLFIADEIQAGLCRTGKMFACEWEDVDPDMYILGKALGGGVFPISCVVADKEVLEVFNPGSHGSTFGGNPMACAVSIASLDVLQDEKLAERSEELGNYFKSELAKIENDVIKEVRGRGLFIGMELTEEARPYCEKLKELGLLCKETHDTVIRFAPPLVISKEDLDWAIEKIKSVFAN, translated from the coding sequence ATGTCAGTATCTCAACAAGTGATTGAACAAACAAACAAGTATGGTGCACCAAACTATCATCCGCTGCCGATCGTTATTTCTGAAGCCGAAGGTGTATGGGTAAAGGATCCGGAAGGTAACAAATATATGGATATGCTTTCTGCGTACTCTGCAGTGAACCAAGGACACCGTCACCCGAAAATCATCCAGGCACTGAAGGACCAGGCAGACAAAGTAACCCTTACTTCCCGTGCATTCCACAGCGACCAATTGGGCCCATGGTATGAAAAAGTGACTGAACTGTCAGGCAAAGAAATGGCTCTTCCGATGAACACAGGAGCTGAAGCTGTAGAAACAGCGATCAAAGCAGCGCGCCGCTGGGCATATGATGTCAAAGGCGTTGAAGCGGACAAAGCGGAGATCATCGGCTGCGAAGGCAACTTCCATGGCCGGACGATGGGTGCTGTTTCCCTTTCATCCGACCCTGAATACAAGCGCGGGTTCGGTCCGATGCTGCCGGGCATCAAGCTTGTGCCGTATGGCGATATTGATGCACTTGAACAAGCGATCACGAAAAATACAGCTGCCTTCATCATCGAGCCGATTCAAGGGGAAGCAGGAATCCTCATCCCTCCTGCAGGCTATTTGAAAAAAGCGCGCGAACTCTGCAAGGAGAACAATGTATTGTTCATTGCAGACGAAATCCAGGCGGGTCTTTGCCGTACTGGTAAAATGTTTGCATGTGAGTGGGAAGATGTAGATCCTGATATGTATATCCTCGGCAAGGCATTGGGCGGCGGCGTGTTCCCGATTTCCTGTGTCGTTGCAGATAAGGAAGTCCTGGAAGTGTTCAACCCTGGTTCACACGGTTCGACATTCGGCGGAAACCCGATGGCGTGCGCAGTTTCCATCGCATCCCTGGATGTCCTGCAGGATGAGAAACTCGCTGAACGCTCGGAAGAACTCGGCAACTACTTCAAAAGCGAGCTCGCAAAGATCGAGAACGACGTCATTAAAGAAGTCCGCGGACGCGGTCTCTTCATCGGCATGGAGCTGACAGAAGAAGCGCGGCCATATTGTGAAAAACTGAAAGAACTTGGCCTGCTCTGCAAAGAAACGCATGATACAGTCATCCGTTTTGCGCCGCCTTTAGTGATCAGCAAAGAAGATTTGGACTGGGCAATCGAGAAGATCAAAAGTGTCTTTGCGAACTAA
- a CDS encoding Glu/Leu/Phe/Val family dehydrogenase — protein MTENLNLFTSTQVVIKEALDKLGYDEGMYDLLKEPMRMTEVRIPVKMDDGKVKVFTGYRGQHNDAVGPTKGGVRFHPDVTLDEVRALSMWMTLKAGIVDLPYGGGKGGVVCDPREMSMGELERLSRGYVRALSQVMGPTKDIPAPDVFTNAQIMAWMMDEYSRIDEFNSPGFITGKPIVLGGSQGRDRATAEGVTIIINEAAKRRGIDMKGARIVIQGFGNAGSFLSKFLHDAGAKVIGISDAYGALHDPDGLDIDYLLDRRDSFGTVTTLFENTLTNEELLELDCDILVPAAIENQITEHNAHNIKANIVVEAANGPTTSEATKILTDRGILLVPDVLASAGGVTVSYFEWVQNNMGYYWSEEDVRERMTEKMVTAFDNVYTQATTRGIDMRLAAYMIGIRKTAEASRFRGWA, from the coding sequence ATGACTGAAAACCTGAATCTGTTCACATCTACACAAGTTGTTATCAAAGAGGCACTTGACAAGCTGGGCTACGATGAAGGCATGTATGATCTTCTGAAAGAACCGATGCGCATGACGGAAGTCCGCATTCCGGTCAAAATGGACGACGGGAAAGTGAAAGTATTCACTGGATACCGCGGCCAGCATAACGATGCAGTCGGCCCTACAAAAGGCGGCGTGCGCTTCCACCCAGACGTGACATTGGACGAAGTCCGTGCGCTGTCGATGTGGATGACGCTGAAAGCCGGTATTGTAGATCTCCCGTATGGCGGAGGTAAAGGCGGCGTTGTCTGTGATCCGCGAGAAATGTCGATGGGTGAGCTGGAACGTCTGAGCCGCGGCTATGTACGCGCTCTTTCCCAAGTGATGGGGCCGACAAAAGACATTCCTGCTCCGGACGTCTTCACGAACGCTCAGATCATGGCGTGGATGATGGATGAATACAGCCGGATCGACGAGTTCAACTCTCCGGGCTTCATCACAGGCAAACCGATTGTCCTCGGCGGATCACAAGGCCGTGACCGTGCGACTGCTGAAGGTGTTACAATCATCATCAACGAAGCAGCGAAACGCCGTGGCATTGATATGAAAGGTGCACGGATCGTCATCCAGGGATTCGGCAACGCCGGAAGCTTCCTGTCGAAGTTCCTTCATGATGCAGGTGCGAAAGTCATCGGTATCTCGGATGCATACGGTGCATTGCATGATCCGGACGGTTTGGATATCGACTATCTCCTTGACCGCCGCGACAGCTTCGGAACAGTCACGACGCTGTTCGAAAACACACTGACGAACGAAGAACTGCTCGAGCTGGATTGCGATATCCTCGTTCCGGCAGCGATCGAAAACCAGATTACGGAGCACAACGCACACAACATCAAAGCGAATATCGTTGTGGAAGCGGCGAACGGACCGACAACGAGCGAAGCGACCAAGATTCTTACGGACCGCGGTATCCTCCTCGTTCCGGACGTGCTGGCAAGCGCTGGCGGCGTAACGGTTTCCTACTTCGAGTGGGTGCAGAACAACATGGGCTATTACTGGTCTGAAGAGGACGTGCGTGAACGTATGACCGAGAAAATGGTCACAGCCTTCGATAATGTCTACACGCAGGCAACTACGCGCGGCATTGACATGCGTCTTGCAGCTTATATGATCGGAATCCGCAAAACAGCGGAAGCCTCCCGTTTCCGCGGATGGGCATAA
- a CDS encoding iron-containing alcohol dehydrogenase, whose product MDNFVFQNPVKLLFGKGQVSNLADELKQYGNKVLVVYGGGSIKTNGVYDDVMNVLKDGGMTIHEFGGVEPNPRLSTAIAAADLCKRAEIDVILAVGGGSVIDCTKLIACAAKYDGNPWDFVVRKATPQDALPFGTVLTLSATSSEMNAGSVITNEATQEKYGWGTPLNYPKFSVLDPTYTMSVPRDQTVNGIVDTMSHIFEEYFNESSNTPFQDEMCESALRTIIRTGAQVVDHPDDYELRATMMLAGVWGLNGFLRMGYTGDWGTHDIEHAVSAVYDIPHAGGLAILFPEWMRYTMHLNPKRYAQLAVNAFGVDPEGKSDEEIAIEGIEKLEAFWSSIGAPRKLADYDIDDSKIELMAEKAAVNGPLGNFAKLSKQDVVQILTNSL is encoded by the coding sequence ATGGATAATTTCGTATTCCAAAATCCTGTCAAACTGCTGTTCGGAAAAGGACAGGTCAGCAACTTGGCAGACGAACTGAAACAATATGGAAACAAAGTGCTTGTCGTGTACGGCGGCGGGAGCATCAAAACTAATGGTGTGTATGATGATGTCATGAATGTCTTGAAAGACGGCGGCATGACGATCCATGAATTCGGCGGAGTGGAGCCGAATCCCCGTCTGTCCACAGCGATCGCGGCAGCCGATCTGTGTAAGCGGGCAGAAATCGACGTCATCTTGGCCGTCGGCGGCGGCTCGGTCATCGACTGCACAAAACTCATCGCCTGTGCGGCAAAGTATGACGGGAATCCATGGGATTTCGTTGTCCGCAAAGCGACACCGCAAGATGCACTTCCATTCGGCACTGTCCTGACTTTGTCAGCGACCAGCTCGGAGATGAATGCCGGTTCGGTCATAACGAACGAAGCAACGCAAGAGAAATACGGATGGGGAACACCCCTCAATTACCCGAAATTCTCCGTTTTGGATCCGACGTATACAATGTCTGTTCCCCGTGATCAGACAGTCAATGGAATCGTCGATACAATGTCCCATATCTTCGAGGAGTATTTCAATGAATCCTCGAATACGCCATTCCAGGACGAGATGTGTGAAAGTGCTCTCCGCACGATTATCCGTACAGGCGCCCAAGTCGTCGATCACCCCGATGATTACGAGCTCCGTGCGACAATGATGCTCGCAGGCGTCTGGGGATTGAACGGCTTCCTGCGAATGGGGTATACAGGTGACTGGGGAACCCATGACATCGAACATGCAGTATCGGCAGTCTACGACATCCCGCATGCCGGAGGACTTGCAATCCTGTTCCCTGAGTGGATGCGCTATACGATGCATCTGAACCCGAAACGGTACGCACAGCTCGCAGTGAATGCATTCGGTGTGGACCCAGAAGGGAAGTCAGATGAGGAAATAGCAATCGAAGGCATTGAGAAACTGGAAGCGTTCTGGTCATCGATCGGTGCGCCGCGCAAGCTTGCGGACTACGACATCGATGATTCAAAAATCGAGCTGATGGCAGAAAAAGCAGCTGTCAATGGCCCGCTCGGCAATTTCGCCAAGCTGTCCAAACAGGATGTTGTTCAGATTCTGACAAATTCACTATAA
- a CDS encoding cation diffusion facilitator family transporter, with protein MNGWIGLLKNGNRSALMAAIVNLIISVLKAGAFFLTGNVAMYAEMMHSLGDAANQLFVYTGSALSKKAPTPKFPNGFGRIVNLVCLGAVLVVAILSYETIIEGIHHILHPAESTGLLINLGVLGLGIVLESFVLYKASKEVMHDAGLAHNGISSLPKSFAHLSKAKPPTKLVFMEDLVATSGGVIAFIAVLLAHFLGWTAAEGIASIAIGGMMFYVVGKVFLENARGAIGETDEEMLAHIAHLVAEDPDIVDIQRVEVVKEGESLHVEIVAEVSTANTVEYVLAVKDRLMTLVLSQKGIQDVIISLIGDDGIQSWNDTNSSRLIENRKKLPE; from the coding sequence ATGAATGGTTGGATCGGATTACTGAAAAACGGAAACAGATCCGCTCTCATGGCGGCAATCGTCAATTTAATAATCTCTGTATTGAAAGCAGGCGCCTTCTTTCTTACCGGCAACGTCGCAATGTATGCGGAGATGATGCACTCATTGGGTGACGCCGCAAATCAGCTGTTTGTCTATACGGGATCCGCTCTATCCAAAAAGGCCCCGACCCCGAAGTTCCCCAACGGGTTCGGACGTATCGTCAATCTGGTCTGCCTGGGCGCCGTCCTTGTCGTTGCCATTCTTTCCTATGAAACGATCATCGAAGGTATCCATCACATTTTGCACCCTGCGGAGAGCACCGGACTCCTCATTAACCTCGGTGTATTAGGGCTAGGCATTGTTCTGGAATCATTCGTGCTCTACAAAGCTTCCAAGGAAGTGATGCACGATGCAGGACTGGCCCATAATGGGATCTCTTCCCTACCAAAGAGCTTTGCTCATCTGTCCAAAGCGAAGCCCCCGACAAAGTTGGTATTCATGGAAGATCTGGTGGCAACGAGCGGAGGTGTCATTGCATTCATCGCTGTCCTGCTGGCCCACTTCCTCGGATGGACAGCAGCCGAAGGGATTGCATCCATCGCAATCGGTGGGATGATGTTTTACGTCGTCGGCAAGGTGTTCCTTGAAAACGCGCGCGGAGCAATCGGCGAGACGGATGAGGAAATGCTGGCCCATATCGCACATCTGGTTGCCGAAGACCCCGACATAGTCGACATCCAGCGTGTGGAAGTTGTGAAAGAAGGGGAAAGCCTGCATGTTGAAATCGTCGCGGAAGTCTCTACTGCCAATACAGTGGAATATGTGCTCGCTGTGAAAGATCGCCTGATGACTCTCGTGCTGTCACAGAAAGGAATACAGGACGTGATCATTTCGCTGATCGGTGATGACGGCATCCAGTCCTGGAACGACACGAACAGCTCCCGTCTCATCGAAAACCGAAAAAAATTACCAGAATAA
- a CDS encoding DMT family transporter has product MNKPAVHPAIPIIIGVISVALSAIFVKLVSAEAGVTAFYRMFFSVIFMLPVFLLKYRKEIRVLTKRDWVFSTLAGIFLAFHFIFWFESLNYTSVASSTVLVTLQPIFAFAGTYFFFKEKISVKTILSAVIAIMGSVIISFGDFRLGGSAFFGDVLALIGCALITAYLLFGQDVRQRLSLITYTFVVYSISSAALFLYVIIKGEALVPAVQSDWVWFVLLALIPNLLGHTLFNWAIRWVSTNAISIAILFEPVGASILAYYVFGESLSAAQIIGGIVVLLGILLFVADGRKKTAA; this is encoded by the coding sequence ATGAACAAGCCTGCTGTCCATCCGGCAATCCCTATTATCATAGGTGTAATTTCTGTTGCCCTTTCTGCCATATTTGTAAAATTGGTGAGTGCTGAAGCCGGAGTCACCGCATTCTATAGGATGTTTTTCTCGGTGATCTTCATGCTTCCCGTTTTTTTATTGAAATACCGGAAGGAAATCAGGGTTCTGACAAAAAGGGATTGGGTTTTTTCCACCCTGGCAGGAATCTTTTTAGCGTTCCATTTCATCTTCTGGTTTGAATCATTGAATTATACATCGGTTGCAAGCTCGACCGTTCTGGTGACACTGCAGCCGATATTCGCATTCGCAGGTACATACTTCTTCTTTAAGGAGAAGATATCGGTAAAAACCATTCTGTCCGCAGTAATTGCGATAATGGGCAGTGTGATCATCAGCTTCGGTGATTTCCGGCTGGGGGGCAGTGCGTTCTTCGGGGACGTCCTCGCTTTGATTGGATGCGCTCTCATCACTGCGTACCTGCTGTTCGGACAGGACGTCAGACAGCGGCTGTCACTCATCACCTATACATTCGTCGTCTATTCCATCAGCTCGGCAGCACTTTTCCTGTATGTGATCATCAAAGGGGAGGCACTGGTTCCGGCAGTGCAGTCGGACTGGGTATGGTTTGTGCTTCTCGCGCTGATCCCTAATCTTCTTGGACATACGCTGTTTAACTGGGCTATACGATGGGTGAGTACCAATGCCATATCGATTGCGATCCTTTTCGAGCCTGTCGGGGCTTCCATCTTAGCGTATTATGTATTCGGCGAGAGCCTGTCCGCCGCACAAATCATCGGCGGAATTGTAGTACTGCTTGGGATTCTGCTGTTCGTAGCGGACGGGCGGAAAAAAACTGCAGCTTAA